From a region of the Fischerella sp. JS2 genome:
- the thiO gene encoding glycine oxidase ThiO: MTNDVLIIGGGIIGLAIAVELKLRGAKVIVTSRDFHAAATHAAAGMLAPDAENISNQAMQDLCWRSRSIYADWTHKLEQLTGVNTGYWPCGILAPVYEEDTGTGGQGRQGGYGGQRDTEIIVDRFTASPLHPVTASSTTTYWLDKETIHQYQPGLGEEVTGGWWYPEDAQVDNRVLAKALLGAAQSLGVELKEGIAVEGILQQQGQVVGVQTNAGILRAEHYVLATGAWTNQLFPLPVRPTKGQMLNVRVPEAIAQLPLTRVLFGQDIYIVPKRNRRIIIGATIEDVGFTPHNTPAGIQTLLQAAIRLYPQIQDYPIEELWWGFRPATPDELPILGHSPCQNLTLATGHYRNGILLAPVTAALIADLIWEQKSDPLLSHFHYSRFQNKSSTSSVMLTHPLTASPHKTQVNSLIPKSEASPEKSFVPTTDTPLVIAGKTFTSRLMTGTGKYRSIEEMQQSVVESGCQIVTVAVRRVQTKAPGHEGLAEALDWAKIWMLPNTAGCKTAEEAIRVARLGREMAKLLGQEDNNFVKLEVIPDPKYLLPDPIGTLQAAEQLVKEGFAVLPYINADPMLAKRLEEVGCATVMPLASPIGSGQGLKTTANIQIIIENANVPVVVDAGIGSPSQAAQAMEMGADALLINSAIALAKNPPLMARAMNMAAVAGRIAFVAGRMPIKDYASASSPVTGTIAN, from the coding sequence ATGACTAACGATGTTTTAATTATCGGTGGCGGTATTATCGGTTTAGCGATCGCTGTTGAACTGAAACTGCGTGGTGCAAAAGTCATTGTGACTAGTCGTGATTTCCACGCTGCCGCTACACACGCTGCTGCTGGGATGTTGGCTCCGGACGCGGAAAACATCTCGAATCAAGCAATGCAAGATTTGTGTTGGCGATCGCGTTCTATTTATGCTGACTGGACACACAAATTAGAACAACTCACAGGCGTAAACACTGGTTACTGGCCTTGTGGAATTTTAGCGCCAGTCTACGAAGAGGACACGGGGACAGGGGGACAAGGAAGACAAGGGGGATACGGGGGACAAAGGGACACGGAGATTATTGTTGATAGATTCACAGCGTCACCCCTTCATCCTGTCACCGCGTCTTCCACAACTACCTACTGGTTAGACAAAGAAACTATTCACCAATATCAACCAGGGTTAGGAGAAGAAGTAACTGGTGGTTGGTGGTATCCTGAAGATGCCCAAGTAGACAATCGAGTCTTGGCAAAAGCACTACTGGGTGCAGCGCAATCTTTAGGTGTGGAACTGAAAGAAGGAATAGCAGTAGAAGGCATTTTGCAGCAGCAAGGGCAAGTTGTAGGTGTACAAACCAATGCTGGTATTTTGCGTGCTGAACACTATGTTTTAGCCACAGGTGCTTGGACAAATCAATTGTTTCCCTTACCCGTACGTCCCACAAAAGGACAAATGTTGAACGTGCGTGTACCAGAAGCGATCGCACAATTGCCCTTAACACGGGTATTATTTGGGCAGGATATTTACATTGTGCCAAAACGCAATCGGCGAATCATCATTGGCGCTACCATCGAAGATGTTGGCTTTACTCCGCACAACACCCCAGCAGGTATTCAAACTTTACTACAAGCAGCCATCCGTCTATATCCTCAAATTCAGGATTATCCCATAGAAGAATTATGGTGGGGATTCCGTCCTGCTACTCCCGATGAGTTACCAATCTTGGGACATAGTCCCTGTCAAAATCTCACCTTGGCTACTGGACACTACCGTAATGGTATTCTGCTTGCACCCGTAACCGCAGCATTAATTGCTGATTTGATTTGGGAGCAAAAATCTGATCCTCTTCTGTCGCATTTTCATTACTCGCGCTTCCAGAACAAATCATCTACCTCCTCTGTTATGCTTACTCATCCTCTGACCGCTTCTCCCCACAAAACACAAGTCAATTCCCTTATCCCTAAAAGTGAAGCATCTCCGGAAAAAAGCTTTGTACCTACCACCGATACACCACTTGTCATTGCTGGCAAAACTTTTACCTCCCGCTTGATGACGGGAACTGGGAAATATCGCAGCATTGAAGAAATGCAGCAAAGTGTGGTGGAGAGTGGTTGTCAAATTGTGACTGTCGCAGTGCGACGAGTACAAACTAAAGCCCCCGGGCACGAAGGTTTAGCCGAAGCGCTAGACTGGGCAAAAATTTGGATGCTACCGAATACTGCTGGCTGTAAAACTGCCGAGGAAGCGATTCGGGTTGCCCGTTTGGGAAGGGAAATGGCAAAACTCTTGGGACAGGAAGATAATAATTTTGTCAAATTAGAAGTAATTCCTGATCCTAAATATTTACTCCCAGACCCGATTGGCACTCTGCAAGCAGCAGAACAATTGGTAAAAGAAGGCTTTGCGGTTTTACCCTATATTAATGCTGACCCGATGTTAGCCAAGCGTTTAGAAGAAGTAGGCTGTGCCACAGTCATGCCCTTAGCTTCACCAATTGGCTCTGGTCAGGGATTGAAAACAACTGCTAATATTCAAATTATCATTGAAAACGCTAATGTACCTGTAGTGGTGGATGCTGGCATTGGTTCACCATCCCAAGCAGCACAGGCAATGGAAATGGGTGCTGATGCTTTGTTAATTAACAGTGCGATCGCTTTGGCAAAAAACCCACCTCTGATGGCACGTGCTATGAATATGGCTGCTGTTGCTGGTCGCATAGCCTTTGTTGCTGGTAGAATGCCCATCAAAGATTACGCCAGCGCCTCTTCACCAGTCACTGGAACAATTGCAAATTAG
- the cimA gene encoding citramalate synthase encodes MTVNCSPQLWIYDTTLRDGTQREGLSVSIEDKLRIARRLDQLGIPFIEGGWPGANPKDVQFFWQLQEEPLKQAEVVAFCSTRRPNTNVACEPILQAILAASTRWVTIFGKSWDLHVTEGLKTTLTENLAMIRDTIEYLRAQGRRVIYDAEHWFDGYKRNRDYALQTLETAIAAGAEWLVFCDTNGGTLPHEITQIVTEIVKVIPTDVKLGIHTHNDSDTAVANALAAVMTGVRMVQGTINGYGERCGNANLCSLIPNLQLKLGFKCIEDNQLFQLTETSRFVSEVVNLAPDEHAPFVGRSAFAHKGGIHVSAVERNPLTYEHIQPEQIGNRRRIVISEQSGVSNVLAKARSFGIELDKYNPTTRKILERLKDLESDGYQFEAAEASFELLMRQALGSRQQFFEIRGFQVHCDLGQGENNTSALATVKVAVNGKDILEAAEGNGPVAALDAALRKALVNFYPHIAAFELTDYKVRILNGHTGTAAKTRVMVESGSGHQRWTTVGVSTNILEASYQAVVEGLEYGLLLHSQAEAAVVGNG; translated from the coding sequence ATGACTGTTAACTGTTCACCTCAACTTTGGATATATGACACTACACTTAGGGATGGTACTCAGCGCGAAGGGTTATCTGTTTCCATAGAAGATAAGTTACGCATTGCCAGAAGGCTAGATCAACTGGGTATTCCCTTTATTGAAGGAGGTTGGCCTGGAGCCAATCCCAAAGATGTGCAGTTTTTCTGGCAGTTGCAGGAAGAACCCCTCAAACAAGCTGAAGTTGTAGCTTTTTGTTCAACTCGACGCCCAAATACAAATGTGGCTTGTGAGCCAATACTACAAGCTATTCTTGCTGCTAGCACCCGTTGGGTGACTATTTTTGGTAAGTCTTGGGATTTGCATGTAACTGAAGGACTCAAGACTACTTTGACTGAAAATTTGGCAATGATCCGCGATACGATTGAGTACTTACGCGCTCAAGGGCGTCGCGTTATCTACGATGCTGAACACTGGTTTGATGGCTATAAGCGCAATCGAGATTATGCTTTACAAACATTAGAGACTGCGATCGCTGCTGGTGCTGAATGGTTAGTCTTTTGTGATACCAATGGCGGTACTTTACCTCATGAAATTACGCAAATTGTTACTGAAATAGTTAAAGTTATTCCTACTGATGTCAAATTAGGTATTCACACTCATAACGATTCAGATACAGCAGTTGCCAACGCCCTCGCTGCTGTTATGACAGGTGTCAGGATGGTACAAGGCACAATCAATGGTTACGGCGAACGTTGTGGTAATGCTAATCTCTGTTCGTTAATTCCTAATTTACAACTGAAGCTAGGATTTAAATGTATAGAAGATAACCAACTATTCCAATTAACAGAAACTAGCCGCTTCGTCAGCGAAGTAGTTAATCTTGCTCCCGACGAACATGCACCATTTGTAGGCAGGTCAGCATTTGCTCACAAAGGCGGGATTCATGTATCAGCAGTAGAACGTAATCCCCTAACTTACGAACACATTCAACCAGAACAAATTGGCAACCGCCGTCGAATCGTCATTTCCGAACAATCAGGAGTCAGTAATGTTCTAGCAAAAGCCCGCTCATTTGGGATTGAATTAGATAAATATAACCCCACAACCCGCAAAATTCTCGAACGGTTGAAAGATTTGGAAAGTGATGGATACCAATTTGAAGCAGCAGAGGCAAGTTTTGAATTGTTGATGCGCCAAGCTTTAGGAAGTCGCCAACAATTTTTTGAAATCAGGGGTTTCCAAGTCCACTGTGACTTAGGACAGGGAGAAAATAATACTAGCGCCTTAGCCACAGTTAAGGTAGCCGTCAATGGTAAAGATATTTTGGAAGCAGCAGAAGGAAACGGCCCTGTTGCAGCTTTGGATGCAGCATTACGTAAAGCTTTAGTGAATTTTTATCCCCACATAGCAGCTTTTGAGTTGACAGACTACAAAGTACGGATTCTCAACGGACATACAGGTACAGCAGCCAAAACGCGTGTCATGGTAGAGTCGGGGAGTGGTCATCAACGTTGGACAACGGTAGGAGTTTCCACAAATATTTTGGAGGCTTCCTATCAAGCAGTAGTAGAAGGATTAGAATATGGCTTATTGCTACACTCCCAAGCAGAAGCGGCTGTAGTAGGTAATGGGTAA
- a CDS encoding flavin-dependent dehydrogenase, giving the protein MKEILYIEIPTPDTAVVCKWLQTEFEPGNGEKVLTPDGFHLRMIENTDDSRNIPENLPLELSIFVWSVQRTTYLKVFRWSEQVFPQEKQILKRLTTEIRSRFPHQYPEPPTIDLSQQSIFEALAPYYPLTVKYFQKMPNGEYDLKRVYWWEQRWRQGVRNPQKPRQVLFSHRGEWGQGGQGSNISPLSFPDPRFPIPNPQYDLIYIGGALGVIHAAVMAKLGYKVLLVERLPFGRMNREWNISRDEIQSLIDLGLLTPSEVESIIAREYKDGFNKFFDAYVPKQLKAPVLHTPTVLNLGLDSEKLLQLCGQKLRLAGGEIWDETEFIKADIYTSGVVVTVKDLSNQIDKQARGRVLLDAMGTASPIAWQLNGGRAFDSVCPTVGAVIERGFEPGVWDSQYGDVLNSHGDISRGRQLIWELFPGADEELTIYLFHYHEVNSRNPGSLLEMYEDFFTILPEYRRCHMDKLVWKKPTFGYIPGHFSVGSSDRTVAFDRLIAIGDAASLQSPLVFTGFGSLVRNLERLTTLLDIALKHDLLSSRHLNRIRAFQNNIAVTWMFSKGMMVPTGKFLPPERINTMLNNFFGLLADEPPEVADDFIKDRFNLLTFNRLALKAAKKNPALLLWIWELAGAKDLLRWLGNYFDFIRHSLISALLSGWLPNFLHRNQWLENRSPALWLHLLAISYALTTGKGKPEIKKVHTQDSRVHSQESIVKSP; this is encoded by the coding sequence ATGAAAGAGATACTTTACATAGAAATCCCCACTCCAGACACAGCAGTAGTATGTAAATGGTTACAAACTGAGTTTGAACCAGGAAATGGGGAAAAAGTGCTGACACCGGATGGTTTTCACCTAAGAATGATTGAAAATACAGATGATAGCAGAAATATTCCGGAAAACTTGCCCCTTGAACTCTCTATCTTTGTTTGGTCGGTACAACGGACTACTTACTTGAAAGTGTTCCGCTGGTCAGAGCAAGTTTTTCCTCAGGAAAAACAAATTCTCAAAAGGCTGACAACTGAGATTAGAAGCCGCTTTCCCCATCAATACCCAGAACCACCAACAATTGATTTATCCCAGCAATCAATTTTTGAAGCATTAGCTCCCTATTATCCCCTCACCGTTAAATATTTTCAAAAAATGCCTAACGGCGAATATGACCTTAAGCGGGTGTACTGGTGGGAGCAACGCTGGCGTCAGGGAGTGCGCAATCCCCAGAAACCGCGTCAAGTGCTGTTTTCTCATCGGGGGGAATGGGGACAAGGGGGACAAGGAAGTAATATTTCTCCCTTGTCTTTTCCCGATCCCCGATTCCCGATCCCCAATCCCCAATACGACCTCATCTACATCGGTGGTGCGCTTGGTGTGATTCACGCAGCTGTGATGGCAAAATTAGGCTACAAAGTGCTGTTAGTGGAACGGTTACCTTTTGGGCGCATGAATCGAGAATGGAATATTTCTCGTGATGAAATTCAAAGCTTGATTGATTTAGGTTTGCTGACACCCAGCGAAGTTGAATCTATTATTGCCCGTGAGTATAAAGATGGATTTAATAAATTTTTTGATGCTTATGTTCCTAAACAATTAAAAGCACCTGTTTTGCACACTCCCACAGTCCTAAATTTGGGGTTAGATTCCGAGAAATTGCTCCAACTATGCGGACAAAAGCTGCGGTTGGCAGGTGGTGAAATCTGGGATGAAACAGAGTTTATAAAAGCTGATATTTACACATCCGGAGTTGTTGTTACAGTTAAAGACTTAAGTAATCAAATAGACAAGCAAGCAAGGGGACGAGTGCTATTAGATGCGATGGGAACAGCATCACCGATCGCTTGGCAGTTAAATGGTGGTCGTGCTTTTGACAGTGTTTGTCCAACGGTAGGAGCAGTAATAGAACGGGGATTTGAGCCAGGAGTCTGGGATTCTCAGTACGGGGATGTGCTAAATAGTCACGGCGATATTTCGCGGGGGAGACAGTTGATTTGGGAATTATTTCCTGGTGCAGACGAAGAACTAACAATTTATTTATTTCATTACCACGAAGTCAATTCTCGAAATCCCGGTTCTTTGCTGGAAATGTATGAGGACTTTTTCACAATACTGCCAGAGTATCGGCGCTGTCACATGGACAAACTAGTCTGGAAAAAGCCAACTTTTGGGTATATACCAGGGCATTTTAGTGTGGGAAGTAGCGATCGCACAGTAGCATTTGATCGCTTGATTGCCATTGGTGATGCTGCATCCCTCCAGTCACCCTTGGTTTTCACAGGATTTGGTTCCTTAGTTCGGAACCTAGAACGCCTCACTACTCTTTTAGATATTGCCCTCAAACACGACTTACTTTCTTCTCGACACTTGAACCGAATTCGTGCCTTTCAAAATAATATTGCTGTGACTTGGATGTTCTCCAAAGGTATGATGGTTCCTACTGGTAAATTTTTACCACCAGAACGCATAAACACCATGCTGAATAACTTCTTTGGTTTGTTGGCAGATGAACCTCCAGAAGTAGCAGATGATTTTATCAAAGATAGATTTAATCTGCTTACTTTTAATCGCTTAGCCCTAAAAGCAGCCAAGAAAAACCCAGCATTGCTACTGTGGATTTGGGAACTAGCTGGTGCTAAAGATTTATTACGTTGGTTAGGCAACTATTTTGACTTTATTCGTCATAGCCTCATTAGTGCTTTACTAAGTGGATGGTTACCGAATTTTCTGCACCGTAATCAGTGGTTGGAAAATCGCTCTCCAGCATTGTGGTTGCACTTATTAGCAATTAGTTATGCCTTGACCACAGGTAAAGGAAAACCAGAAATTAAAAAAGTTCATACTCAAGACTCAAGAGTCCATAGTCAAGAGTCAATTGTCAAGAGTCCATAG
- a CDS encoding permease produces MNKFNNGFTLFLSLLVEAMPFLLLGVLFSSLLLFFVDERKLVEKMPKNPLLGALVGSMIGFLFPVCECGNVPVARRLLMQGVPTSVAIGFLLAAPTINPIVIWATWTAFRDQPEIVVLRVVFSLLIATIIGFVFSFQKDLTPIVQPALARYLKFNPPPTVQTKRRPKFSQAQQQASIPTLLQSGTFLLGAGQTTRLETAAEATTANYTQSKPLGAKLQLVLENTVQELRELGAVLVIGSAIAAAIQVLAPRELILSLGSGPISSIAAMLVLAAVVSICSTVDSFFALSFASVFTSGSLLAFLVFGPMVDLKGVGLMLTIFKPRAIFYLFGLAALLTFLFTLILNLHFI; encoded by the coding sequence ATGAATAAATTTAACAATGGTTTTACTCTATTTCTGAGTCTGCTAGTCGAGGCGATGCCTTTTTTGCTGTTGGGAGTATTATTCTCCAGCTTGCTGCTATTTTTTGTAGATGAGCGCAAATTGGTAGAAAAAATGCCCAAAAATCCCCTACTAGGGGCTTTAGTTGGTAGTATGATAGGGTTTTTGTTTCCGGTCTGTGAGTGTGGTAACGTGCCAGTAGCACGACGCTTATTGATGCAGGGAGTGCCTACCTCAGTAGCAATTGGTTTTTTGCTTGCAGCACCAACAATTAATCCAATTGTGATTTGGGCGACTTGGACAGCATTTCGCGATCAGCCAGAAATAGTAGTATTACGAGTAGTGTTTTCCCTATTAATCGCAACTATTATTGGCTTTGTCTTTAGTTTTCAAAAAGACCTGACTCCCATAGTTCAACCAGCGCTTGCTCGTTACTTGAAATTTAACCCACCTCCCACTGTACAAACAAAACGCCGTCCGAAATTTTCCCAAGCACAGCAGCAAGCAAGTATACCGACTTTACTACAGTCTGGAACGTTTTTGTTAGGAGCAGGGCAAACTACGCGCTTAGAAACTGCTGCGGAAGCCACAACTGCAAATTATACACAGAGTAAACCCCTGGGAGCTAAACTCCAATTAGTGTTAGAAAATACCGTGCAGGAACTGCGGGAATTGGGAGCAGTACTAGTGATTGGCAGTGCGATCGCAGCTGCTATTCAAGTTCTTGCTCCTCGCGAATTAATTCTTAGCTTAGGTTCAGGTCCCATTAGTTCAATTGCTGCCATGTTGGTATTGGCGGCAGTAGTGTCAATTTGTTCTACAGTTGATTCTTTTTTTGCTCTGTCTTTTGCCTCTGTTTTTACCAGTGGTTCCTTATTAGCATTTTTGGTATTTGGACCAATGGTTGACCTTAAAGGTGTGGGGTTGATGTTAACAATTTTTAAACCCAGAGCGATCTTTTACCTGTTTGGTTTAGCAGCACTATTAACTTTTTTGTTCACTCTGATCCTGAATTTGCACTTTATTTAA
- the psb34 gene encoding photosystem II assembly protein Psb34 — translation MPYTTEEGGRLNNFAREPKVYQAEPPTAQQKRNYIILGAVGIILVSGLIFVAFSVSNLS, via the coding sequence ATGCCCTACACGACAGAAGAAGGCGGTCGCCTCAATAATTTTGCCCGTGAACCCAAAGTTTACCAAGCAGAACCTCCGACAGCCCAGCAAAAGCGCAATTATATAATTCTAGGAGCTGTAGGAATAATTTTGGTCAGTGGTTTGATTTTTGTGGCCTTCTCTGTTTCTAATCTTAGTTAA
- a CDS encoding TIGR03943 family putative permease subunit — protein sequence MTTIPNRKSKLKNLLLSWLDILAITAWGILLLKYWLTNKLNLLIHPNYFGLVVTAGFGLLIISFFKIKQAWQRRRYEVTANFQHINLFPPGWGSALLLVAAVLGFIITPQVFASDKAAQRDFSELLGSTRVKPQAFRASIAPEQRSLVDWVRMLNVYPEPDRYQGSKVKVQGFVIHPPDLGKEYLFLARFVLTCCAADAYPVGLPVKLKEIRDQYPPDTWLEVEGEMTTETIADKRQLTIVASSLKKIPQPKNPYSY from the coding sequence ATGACAACAATCCCGAATCGCAAATCTAAACTTAAAAACTTGTTACTTTCGTGGCTTGATATCCTAGCAATTACTGCTTGGGGTATTTTGTTATTAAAGTACTGGCTAACTAACAAACTGAATTTGTTAATTCATCCCAATTATTTTGGATTAGTAGTTACAGCCGGATTCGGCTTACTAATTATCAGTTTTTTCAAAATCAAACAAGCTTGGCAGCGACGTCGCTATGAAGTAACTGCCAACTTTCAACACATAAATTTATTTCCGCCTGGATGGGGTAGTGCATTGCTGTTAGTGGCAGCAGTGCTGGGATTTATCATTACACCACAAGTATTTGCCAGTGATAAAGCAGCGCAACGAGATTTCAGTGAATTATTGGGTTCCACACGCGTCAAACCACAAGCGTTCCGCGCTTCTATTGCTCCTGAACAGCGATCGCTCGTAGACTGGGTACGTATGCTTAACGTCTATCCAGAACCCGATAGATATCAAGGCAGTAAAGTCAAGGTACAGGGATTTGTCATTCACCCACCAGATCTAGGAAAAGAATATCTCTTTTTAGCACGATTTGTTCTGACTTGCTGTGCCGCTGATGCTTATCCGGTAGGATTACCAGTCAAATTAAAAGAAATTCGCGACCAGTATCCACCTGATACCTGGCTAGAAGTAGAGGGAGAAATGACCACAGAAACAATAGCAGACAAACGTCAGCTTACCATTGTTGCCAGTTCCCTGAAAAAAATTCCCCAACCCAAAAATCCCTATAGTTATTAG